In Candidatus Methylomirabilis sp., one genomic interval encodes:
- a CDS encoding RNA-binding protein has protein sequence MGTRIYVGNLPFEATEEELRTLFSEGGRQVESVKIVTDRDTGRSRGFGFVEMANQGDTTAAINALNGKEMGGRALTVNEARERVPGGGGRGRY, from the coding sequence ATGGGAACGCGAATCTACGTTGGCAACCTGCCCTTCGAGGCCACGGAGGAGGAGCTCCGCACCCTCTTCAGCGAAGGGGGGAGGCAGGTCGAGTCGGTCAAGATCGTGACCGATCGGGACACCGGCCGGTCGCGCGGCTTCGGCTTCGTGGAGATGGCCAACCAGGGTGACACCACGGCGGCCATCAACGCCTTGAACGGCAAGGAGATGGGCGGCCGGGCGCTCACGGTGAACGAGGCCCGGGAGCGCGTGCCTGGGGGTGGCGGGCGCGGGCGGTACTAG